In Ardenticatenales bacterium, a single genomic region encodes these proteins:
- the ffh gene encoding signal recognition particle protein codes for MFESLGNRLQTVFDGLKRRGKLTEADVDLAMREVRLALLEADVNYKVVKSFVARVRERAVGQEVMTSLTPGQMVVKIVNEELERTLGEAGRLELGRQSPTIIMLVGLQGAGKTTMAAKLALHLRRGGSRPLLVAADTYRPAAIDQLQTLGKQLDIPVYSEGTTSRPPDICANGVKQAKATGATVVILDTAGRLNIDEMMMDEIKAIKTRVQPIETLLVADAMTGQQAVRVATDFNNAVNITGLILTKIDGDARGGAAISMREVTGVPIKFLGTGEKLSAIEVFHPDRLANRILGMGDVLTLIERAQQELDQEEAQRAGKRLMEGEFNLDDFLSQMQQMKKLGPIAQLLEMVPGINKMAKDVDLSGAEGELKRVEAIIQSMTAEERRNPKIIKASRKRRIAKGSGTSVQDVNVLLKQFREMQEMMRNFKRGGRRSALNNLFSGRM; via the coding sequence ATGTTTGAATCGCTGGGCAATCGCCTGCAAACCGTTTTTGATGGCCTGAAACGACGTGGCAAACTCACCGAAGCCGACGTCGATCTTGCCATGCGCGAAGTCCGCCTCGCCCTGCTGGAAGCCGATGTCAACTACAAGGTTGTGAAAAGCTTCGTGGCCCGCGTGCGCGAACGTGCCGTTGGTCAAGAAGTCATGACCAGCCTCACGCCCGGCCAAATGGTGGTGAAAATTGTCAACGAAGAGCTGGAGCGCACACTTGGTGAAGCGGGACGCCTGGAACTGGGTCGTCAATCTCCCACCATCATCATGCTCGTTGGCTTGCAAGGCGCGGGCAAAACCACCATGGCTGCCAAACTGGCCTTGCATCTGCGCCGAGGTGGCAGCCGCCCGCTGCTAGTGGCCGCGGACACCTACCGCCCCGCGGCTATTGACCAGTTGCAAACCTTGGGCAAGCAGTTAGACATCCCCGTCTATAGCGAAGGAACCACATCGCGTCCCCCTGACATCTGCGCCAATGGCGTCAAACAAGCCAAAGCTACCGGAGCAACGGTCGTTATTCTGGACACGGCGGGCCGTTTGAACATTGACGAAATGATGATGGACGAGATCAAGGCGATCAAGACCCGCGTCCAACCCATCGAAACACTTCTCGTGGCGGACGCCATGACGGGGCAGCAAGCCGTACGTGTGGCCACGGACTTCAACAACGCCGTCAACATCACCGGCCTCATCCTGACCAAAATTGACGGTGACGCCCGCGGCGGCGCGGCCATTTCCATGCGCGAAGTCACCGGCGTACCGATTAAATTCCTGGGCACGGGCGAGAAATTAAGCGCCATTGAAGTATTCCACCCCGACCGCCTGGCAAATCGCATTCTGGGCATGGGGGATGTTCTCACGCTAATCGAACGGGCGCAGCAGGAACTGGACCAGGAAGAAGCGCAGCGGGCGGGCAAACGCCTCATGGAAGGGGAATTCAACCTGGATGACTTCCTAAGCCAGATGCAGCAAATGAAAAAACTGGGGCCGATTGCCCAGTTGCTGGAGATGGTCCCCGGCATCAACAAGATGGCGAAAGATGTGGATCTTAGTGGCGCGGAGGGAGAACTGAAACGGGTAGAGGCGATCATCCAATCCATGACGGCGGAAGAGCGTCGCAATCCCAAGATCATCAAAGCCAGCCGCAAGCGCCGTATTGCCAAAGGTTCAGGAACGTCCGTGCAAGATGTCAACGTCCTCCTGAAGCAATTCCGTGAAATGCAGGAGATGATGAGAAATTTCAAGCGCGGCGGTCGCCGCAGCGCCCTGAATAACCTTTTCAGCGGGCGCATGTAA
- the dprA gene encoding DNA-protecting protein DprA: MSDLKYWLGFNLVKGIGPAKLQALLSYFADVEQAWQASEPDLRRLGLDQRAIANLVEARRTLDLDERLRMVGDAGISLLTWADPAYPRYLREIPDAPPLFYTRGRINEVDQWAVAVVGTRRLTAYGRQVTQTLVEGLVRNGVTIVSGLARGIDSIAHQTALEMGGRTIAVLGSGLDCIYPPENRPLAARIPQDDHGVVMTEYALGVQPEARNFPPRNRVISGLSLGTLVIEAGERSGALITADFAVEQNRDVFAVPGNINSPVSKGPNRLIQNGAKLVTGVEDILEELNINMVSERVAVQMALPETAEEAALLSLLSPQPTHIDDLARQAGLPSALVSSTLTLMELKGMTRQVGGMNYVSFRESGPDYQV, translated from the coding sequence ATGTCTGACCTTAAGTATTGGCTGGGTTTTAACCTGGTAAAAGGGATTGGGCCGGCAAAATTACAGGCGTTGCTGAGTTATTTTGCGGATGTGGAGCAGGCGTGGCAGGCGAGTGAACCGGATTTGCGGCGATTGGGCCTGGATCAGCGGGCGATAGCGAATCTGGTTGAGGCGCGGCGTACGTTGGATTTGGATGAACGGCTGCGGATGGTAGGAGATGCCGGCATTTCCCTCCTCACCTGGGCCGACCCTGCCTACCCGCGCTACTTGCGCGAGATTCCCGACGCGCCCCCCCTCTTCTACACCCGTGGCCGGATCAACGAAGTAGACCAGTGGGCCGTTGCCGTCGTGGGGACGCGCCGCCTGACTGCCTATGGCCGCCAGGTGACGCAAACGCTGGTGGAAGGACTCGTACGCAACGGCGTCACCATCGTCAGCGGCCTTGCTCGCGGTATTGACTCCATAGCCCATCAGACCGCCCTGGAAATGGGAGGACGCACCATCGCCGTCCTCGGCTCCGGCCTTGATTGCATCTATCCCCCGGAAAACCGCCCCCTGGCCGCGCGTATTCCCCAGGATGATCATGGCGTGGTGATGACCGAATATGCGCTGGGTGTGCAGCCGGAAGCGCGCAACTTCCCCCCGCGTAACCGCGTCATCAGTGGCCTCTCGCTGGGTACGTTGGTTATCGAAGCGGGCGAACGTAGCGGGGCGCTCATCACGGCGGATTTTGCCGTGGAGCAAAACCGTGACGTGTTCGCCGTGCCCGGTAACATCAACAGCCCCGTGAGTAAAGGACCCAACCGGCTCATTCAAAACGGAGCCAAACTCGTAACCGGCGTGGAGGATATTCTGGAAGAACTGAATATCAACATGGTCTCGGAGCGTGTTGCGGTGCAGATGGCGTTACCGGAGACGGCGGAGGAAGCGGCGCTTTTGTCGCTGCTGTCCCCGCAGCCCACCCACATCGATGATCTGGCGCGACAAGCCGGGCTGCCCAGCGCCCTGGTCAGCAGCACCCTGACGTTGATGGAACTGAAGGGTATGACGCGGCAAGTGGGGGGAATGAATTATGTTTCATTCCGGGAATCCGGTCCTGATTATCAGGTGTAG
- a CDS encoding VWA domain-containing protein: protein MNNNGLGNLDDLFQSAQNDGLTNNTMDLVVANLNGPTMTGAVGVGLDQLASNEVTLAMNIIDMSGSMGPHAADLVRAYNEDYLAAMVGSTAADDILVSTILFDDAVMLHHGYLNLRDAPPLTRATYAPNGTTALYDAVAAGMTNMVMYAQTLRQSGVMARCLIIVYSDGEDNASRQSAATVRRAAAELLKHEMYTLAYVGFRTGGISSRELRQLADTIGFPDILIAGMSHTELRQIFHLVSMSTIRVSQQQPNGASIFS from the coding sequence ATGAACAACAACGGACTCGGAAACCTGGATGATCTCTTCCAATCCGCACAAAACGATGGGCTGACGAACAACACAATGGACCTGGTCGTCGCCAACCTCAACGGTCCCACGATGACGGGCGCCGTGGGTGTGGGGTTGGATCAGTTAGCCTCCAACGAGGTGACGCTGGCAATGAACATCATTGACATGAGTGGCTCCATGGGGCCACACGCCGCCGACCTCGTGCGCGCCTACAATGAGGATTACCTGGCGGCAATGGTTGGCTCCACGGCTGCCGACGATATTCTGGTCAGCACGATTCTGTTTGACGACGCGGTGATGCTGCATCACGGCTACCTTAACCTGCGCGACGCGCCGCCGCTGACGCGCGCCACGTATGCGCCCAATGGCACGACGGCGCTGTATGATGCGGTTGCTGCCGGCATGACGAACATGGTGATGTACGCGCAAACCCTGCGGCAAAGCGGCGTCATGGCGCGCTGCCTGATCATCGTTTACTCCGACGGTGAGGACAACGCCTCCCGCCAGAGCGCCGCCACCGTGCGCCGCGCCGCCGCGGAACTGCTCAAGCACGAAATGTACACGCTGGCTTACGTTGGCTTCCGCACCGGGGGTATTTCCTCGCGCGAGCTGCGCCAGTTAGCGGATACGATTGGCTTCCCGGACATCTTGATTGCCGGCATGTCCCACACCGAACTGCGCCAGATATTCCACCTCGTCTCCATGTCCACCATCCGCGTCAGCCAGCAGCAGCCCAACGGCGCGTCCATTTTTAGCTAA
- the rpsP gene encoding 30S ribosomal protein S16: MLRIRLSRVGKKRQPHYRVVVADVEAKRDGRYVELIGFYNPLTDPVTYKIEEERALYWLSVGAQPSDAVRRLLEKQGTYDRLARLHAGETLQALVAEYEGVPLMETGAAPAPAAEAVAGTVAVAEAVMVAEMPLDEEE, from the coding sequence ATGCTGAGAATTCGTTTGAGCCGTGTAGGCAAAAAAAGACAACCTCACTATCGTGTGGTCGTGGCTGATGTGGAGGCCAAGCGTGATGGTCGTTACGTAGAACTCATAGGTTTCTACAATCCCCTCACCGATCCCGTCACCTACAAAATAGAAGAAGAGCGGGCGCTGTATTGGCTCAGCGTCGGCGCGCAGCCCTCGGATGCCGTGCGCCGTTTGCTGGAGAAGCAAGGCACATATGACCGCCTGGCGCGGCTACATGCGGGCGAAACATTGCAGGCGCTGGTTGCCGAATATGAGGGCGTGCCTCTGATGGAAACGGGCGCTGCCCCCGCGCCGGCGGCGGAAGCGGTTGCCGGAACGGTCGCCGTCGCCGAGGCAGTGATGGTGGCGGAAATGCCGCTGGACGAAGAAGAATAA
- a CDS encoding protein phosphatase 2C domain-containing protein, which yields MIVSQATHIGRAHRLMHQNGQDYANAGILPPHHSFGIVLDGCGSKYRQESEVTPSANEVGARLLGQFISSWLHASDLDRRADEIVAQLHQATLTFLRQLTTAIPFANDDARTRFIATQLLCTVVGFVARPRDAFFFWAGDGCLGINEEVIILESDNRPDYLAYALLDDHPHPFHTLSVRRRETLTRLAVATDGWQPDQLRQLCQPLTSLALQRQVNQQAQQRGFFEDDGGIAICWL from the coding sequence ATGATTGTTAGCCAGGCAACCCACATCGGACGGGCACACCGCTTGATGCACCAGAACGGACAGGATTATGCAAATGCCGGCATTCTCCCCCCCCACCACAGCTTCGGCATCGTCCTGGACGGCTGCGGCAGCAAATACCGCCAGGAAAGCGAAGTCACACCCTCCGCCAACGAAGTCGGCGCGCGCCTGTTGGGGCAATTCATCAGCAGTTGGCTGCACGCCAGCGACCTGGACCGGCGCGCGGACGAAATCGTCGCCCAACTACACCAGGCCACCCTCACCTTTCTCCGCCAGCTAACCACGGCCATCCCCTTCGCCAACGACGATGCCCGCACCCGCTTCATCGCCACGCAGCTACTCTGCACCGTCGTCGGCTTCGTGGCGCGGCCACGGGATGCCTTCTTCTTCTGGGCCGGGGATGGCTGCCTGGGCATCAACGAGGAAGTGATTATCCTGGAGAGCGACAATCGCCCCGATTACCTGGCCTACGCGCTTCTGGACGATCACCCCCACCCCTTCCACACCCTTTCCGTGCGCCGGCGGGAGACGCTCACCCGCCTGGCCGTCGCTACCGATGGCTGGCAACCCGACCAACTGCGCCAACTGTGCCAGCCACTGACCAGCCTGGCCTTGCAGCGCCAGGTCAATCAGCAGGCGCAGCAGCGCGGTTTCTTCGAAGACGATGGCGGCATTGCCATCTGCTGGCTATGA
- a CDS encoding KH domain-containing protein — protein sequence MYKDLVEYIVKSLVDNSDQVSVREIKSASTIILELSVADGDMGRVIGKQGRVINSIRAIVQVLAAKQGQRVNLEVVED from the coding sequence ATGTACAAGGACCTTGTCGAATACATCGTAAAATCACTTGTTGATAATTCTGACCAGGTGAGCGTGCGCGAGATCAAGAGCGCCTCTACCATTATCCTGGAACTCAGTGTGGCTGATGGTGATATGGGGCGCGTCATTGGTAAGCAGGGGCGCGTCATCAACTCTATTCGTGCTATTGTGCAGGTGTTGGCCGCCAAGCAAGGCCAGCGCGTCAACCTGGAAGTTGTGGAAGATTAG
- a CDS encoding isochorismatase produces the protein MTDFPRFYDPSRIGTLFYPDKATIAAEALGTNLPAAAADKFKTHLVIIDMQVDFCHTRGSLNVPGALGDIQRLTEFIYRNAGILTNITCSLDSHLPFQIFHPAWWADADGTHPSPFTIITWEDIKQGKWRPLIAPAASTNYVKQLEKQAKKQLTIWPFHVMIGSAGNMLDQELWSAIFWHALARKSQPAWLTKGSIPLTEHYSIIQPEVPVPNHPLGGKNKAFLDTLAEADAIVIAGEAESHCVLETVEDIVEDFAGDPRTLQKIYFLRDCTSPVLHPDVDFHAIAMQRFAEFEKMGVNFINSTDPLPFLAHTQARHA, from the coding sequence ATGACCGACTTTCCCCGCTTTTACGATCCCAGCCGCATTGGCACGCTGTTTTATCCTGACAAGGCCACTATCGCCGCCGAAGCATTGGGCACGAATCTACCCGCGGCTGCCGCGGACAAGTTTAAGACGCACCTGGTGATCATTGACATGCAGGTGGATTTCTGCCACACGCGCGGCAGTCTGAATGTGCCCGGCGCGTTGGGTGACATTCAACGATTGACGGAGTTTATCTATCGGAATGCCGGCATCCTCACCAACATCACCTGCTCCCTCGACTCCCACCTCCCCTTCCAGATTTTCCATCCCGCCTGGTGGGCGGACGCCGACGGAACCCATCCCTCCCCCTTCACCATCATCACCTGGGAAGACATCAAGCAAGGCAAATGGCGCCCCCTGATCGCGCCCGCGGCCTCCACCAACTACGTCAAACAGCTAGAGAAGCAAGCGAAGAAGCAGCTTACCATCTGGCCCTTCCACGTCATGATTGGCAGTGCCGGCAACATGCTCGACCAGGAACTGTGGTCCGCCATCTTCTGGCACGCCCTCGCCCGCAAAAGCCAGCCCGCCTGGCTCACCAAAGGCAGCATCCCGCTCACCGAACATTACTCCATCATCCAGCCAGAAGTGCCCGTACCCAACCACCCCCTGGGCGGCAAAAACAAGGCATTCCTGGACACGCTGGCGGAAGCGGACGCCATCGTCATCGCCGGCGAAGCGGAAAGCCACTGCGTCCTGGAAACAGTCGAAGACATCGTCGAAGATTTCGCCGGCGACCCGCGCACGCTGCAAAAAATCTACTTCCTGCGCGACTGCACCTCGCCCGTGCTGCATCCCGACGTAGACTTCCACGCCATCGCCATGCAGCGATTCGCCGAATTCGAGAAAATGGGCGTCAACTTCATCAACAGCACCGACCCCCTGCCCTTCCTCGCGCACACCCAGGCCCGGCACGCATAA
- the eno gene encoding phosphopyruvate hydratase, producing MSIIVAVHGREVLDSRGNPTVEVEVGLSDGAMGRAIVPSGASTGVHEAWEKRDGDASRYLGKGVHDAVAAVNDEIAEALLGFDAVEQVGIDQALIDLDGTENKSRLGANAILGVSLAVAKAAAESVDLPLYRYLGGTSARTLPVPMLNIMNGGKHAAGATDLQEFMVMPVGAPTFGEGLRWAVEIYHALKKVLARRGYHTTVGDEGGFAPRVSANKEAFDLIMEAIEKAGYHPGDQIMLAMDPAASEFYEDGLYHLKTEGRRLTGAEMVDFYAQWVDQYPIISIEDGLQEDDWDSWTLMMEKLGDRVQIVGDDLLVTNVKRIEMAFARKAANSLLCKVNQIGTLTEAIASVDAVQRHGWTAVVSHRSGETEDATIADLAVALNAGQIKTGAPARTDRVAKYNQLLRIEDELGDTAVYPGMKAFTNLRR from the coding sequence ATGAGCATCATTGTTGCCGTACACGGGCGCGAAGTCCTGGACTCGCGCGGAAATCCGACTGTCGAAGTTGAAGTTGGCCTCAGCGATGGGGCCATGGGACGGGCCATCGTCCCGTCCGGCGCCTCCACCGGCGTCCACGAGGCCTGGGAGAAGCGGGATGGCGATGCCAGCCGTTACCTGGGCAAAGGCGTGCACGATGCCGTTGCCGCCGTGAATGATGAAATCGCCGAAGCATTGCTTGGTTTTGACGCCGTGGAGCAGGTGGGCATTGATCAGGCGTTGATCGACCTGGACGGAACCGAGAACAAGAGCCGCCTGGGAGCCAATGCCATCTTGGGCGTTTCGTTGGCCGTGGCCAAAGCCGCCGCCGAATCGGTGGACCTGCCGCTCTATCGTTACCTCGGCGGCACGTCGGCGCGCACGCTGCCCGTGCCCATGCTGAACATCATGAACGGCGGCAAGCACGCCGCCGGCGCCACGGACTTGCAGGAGTTCATGGTGATGCCCGTGGGCGCGCCCACGTTTGGCGAAGGGCTGCGCTGGGCGGTGGAGATTTACCACGCGCTGAAGAAGGTGCTGGCCCGCCGCGGCTATCATACGACGGTCGGCGACGAGGGCGGTTTTGCGCCGCGCGTCTCCGCGAATAAAGAGGCGTTTGACCTGATTATGGAGGCCATTGAGAAGGCGGGCTACCATCCTGGCGACCAGATTATGCTGGCGATGGACCCGGCGGCCAGTGAATTCTATGAGGATGGCCTTTACCATCTGAAGACGGAAGGGCGGCGCCTGACGGGGGCGGAGATGGTGGACTTCTACGCGCAGTGGGTGGACCAGTACCCGATTATTTCCATAGAGGACGGCCTCCAGGAAGATGACTGGGATAGTTGGACCTTGATGATGGAGAAACTGGGGGACCGGGTGCAGATTGTCGGGGATGACTTGCTGGTGACGAATGTGAAGCGGATTGAGATGGCGTTTGCGCGTAAGGCGGCGAACAGCCTGTTGTGCAAGGTGAACCAGATCGGCACGCTTACGGAGGCGATTGCCTCGGTGGACGCGGTGCAGCGGCATGGCTGGACTGCCGTGGTGTCTCATCGCAGCGGCGAGACGGAGGACGCGACGATTGCGGACCTGGCGGTGGCGCTGAACGCGGGCCAGATTAAGACGGGCGCGCCGGCGCGGACGGATCGCGTCGCCAAGTACAATCAGCTTCTGCGGATTGAGGATGAGTTGGGCGATACGGCTGTTTATCCGGGGATGAAGGCGTTTACGAATTTGCGCCGCTAG
- a CDS encoding methionine adenosyltransferase has protein sequence MSHSFMNAPHLLFTSESVTEGHPDKMCDQISDAVLDAIMSQDPYGRVACETAVKTGMVLIFGEITTTAQVNYDELVRNVVRDIGFDDSKKGFDAETCSVLVALAKQSPDIAQGVNRALEFRGNGSEEALIESIGAGDQGMMFGFACNETESLMPLPIDMAHKLARRLSQVRRDGTLPWVRPDGKTQVTVEYSYGRPKRIHTVLVSSQHAPELSQEEVHAGIIEHVIRPVLPPHLVDDDMRIFINPTGRFVVGGPMGDAGLTGRKIIVDTYGGMGRHGGGAFSGKDCTKVDRSAAYAARWVAKNIVAADLAERCEVQVAYAIGVAHPISISVETFGTGKLDNDLLVSLIEGCFDLRPGAIVRDLELRRPIYQATAAYGHFGRDDIDAPWERTNRVEALLAAANALQEPA, from the coding sequence ATGAGTCATTCCTTTATGAACGCACCACACTTGCTCTTCACGTCCGAATCGGTCACGGAAGGCCACCCAGACAAAATGTGTGATCAGATCAGTGACGCCGTGCTGGACGCCATCATGTCCCAGGACCCCTATGGTCGCGTCGCCTGTGAGACGGCTGTGAAAACGGGCATGGTTCTGATCTTTGGGGAGATCACCACCACGGCGCAGGTCAATTATGATGAACTGGTACGCAACGTAGTGCGCGACATCGGTTTTGACGACAGCAAGAAAGGGTTTGACGCCGAGACGTGCAGCGTCCTCGTCGCCCTGGCGAAGCAAAGCCCGGATATTGCGCAGGGCGTGAACCGTGCCCTGGAGTTTCGCGGCAATGGGAGCGAGGAGGCGCTTATTGAGTCGATTGGAGCCGGGGACCAGGGGATGATGTTTGGGTTTGCCTGCAACGAGACGGAATCGTTGATGCCGCTGCCGATTGACATGGCGCACAAACTGGCGCGGCGATTGTCGCAGGTGCGCCGGGATGGAACGCTGCCCTGGGTGCGTCCAGATGGAAAGACGCAGGTGACGGTGGAGTACAGTTATGGCCGGCCGAAGCGTATTCATACGGTGCTGGTGAGTTCACAGCACGCCCCGGAATTGTCCCAGGAAGAGGTTCATGCCGGCATTATCGAACACGTTATTCGCCCGGTTTTGCCGCCGCACCTCGTAGACGACGATATGCGCATCTTCATCAACCCCACCGGACGCTTCGTCGTCGGTGGTCCCATGGGCGATGCCGGTCTTACCGGGCGCAAGATCATCGTGGACACTTATGGCGGCATGGGGCGGCACGGCGGTGGCGCATTTAGCGGCAAAGATTGCACCAAAGTGGACCGCAGCGCCGCCTATGCGGCTCGCTGGGTGGCCAAGAATATCGTCGCCGCCGATTTGGCAGAACGCTGTGAAGTGCAAGTCGCTTATGCCATTGGCGTGGCCCACCCCATCAGCATTAGCGTGGAGACTTTCGGCACGGGCAAACTGGACAACGATCTGCTCGTGAGCCTGATTGAGGGGTGCTTTGACTTGCGTCCGGGCGCGATTGTGCGCGATCTGGAACTGCGCCGCCCCATTTACCAGGCCACGGCTGCCTACGGCCACTTTGGCCGCGACGACATTGACGCCCCGTGGGAACGCACCAACCGCGTGGAGGCGCTGCTGGCGGCGGCAAACGCGCTGCAAGAGCCTGCTTAA
- the rimM gene encoding 16S rRNA processing protein RimM — MIPDTEPRFLLIGQIVRPHGVRGEVRVMVHTDVPERFTWLRAVYVSEEADTDSPRCMDVEGARFHQNAVLLKLAGCDDRNTAETLRSLWLFVPFAEAIPLEDGEYYLYQLEGLRVVSEDDELLGTLVEVMETPANNVFVVQGPYGEILLPDVPDVVKEIDFAAQLVTIHLLPGILPRDRS; from the coding sequence GTGATACCAGACACTGAGCCTCGTTTCTTGTTAATCGGTCAGATTGTGCGACCGCACGGGGTGCGCGGCGAGGTGCGCGTCATGGTGCATACTGACGTGCCGGAACGATTTACGTGGCTGCGGGCGGTGTACGTGAGTGAGGAAGCGGACACCGATTCGCCGCGTTGTATGGACGTCGAAGGGGCGCGTTTTCACCAAAACGCCGTGCTATTGAAACTGGCCGGCTGCGACGACCGCAATACCGCCGAGACGCTGCGCTCATTGTGGCTGTTTGTGCCGTTTGCCGAGGCGATCCCCCTGGAGGACGGAGAGTATTACCTTTACCAGCTTGAGGGTTTGCGTGTGGTGAGCGAAGATGATGAGTTGTTGGGCACGCTGGTGGAGGTGATGGAGACGCCGGCGAACAATGTGTTTGTGGTGCAGGGACCGTATGGGGAAATACTGCTGCCGGATGTGCCTGATGTCGTCAAGGAGATCGATTTTGCGGCGCAGTTGGTGACGATTCATTTGCTGCCGGGGATTTTGCCGCGGGATCGTTCGTAA
- a CDS encoding mannose-1-phosphate guanylyltransferase produces the protein MKVVIFAGGTGRRLWPISRQRSPKQFEPIIGDRSTLQLAVERVEDLCGLENIFISTNERYVPLVARQLPRIAVAHLIGEPMRRDLAAAVGLSMIHLAHMASPTDTVAILWGDNTMADVDTFRRVLTIAEQLIQQKKADILFIGETPRFANENLGWIGLGPQRGSMDGWPYYGFESLTYRPPLEECRHMMAAGSHVWNTGYFVTTVGFVCDAYRTYQPEMWASLEEIGATIGQPDYARTLARVYATLPEMSFDDAILTHLPAQSALVLHGEMGWSDPGTLYALKEAISPHAEDNVTKGLVRSQASRDSLLYNYEADKLLVAIGLEGMIVVNTEDAILVVHKDHIPLVKKVVNGLEGTDLEHFS, from the coding sequence ATGAAAGTAGTCATTTTTGCCGGTGGCACGGGGCGACGCCTGTGGCCGATCAGTCGCCAGCGCTCACCGAAGCAGTTTGAGCCGATCATTGGTGATCGTTCGACTTTGCAGCTTGCGGTTGAGCGGGTGGAAGATTTGTGTGGTCTGGAGAATATCTTTATTTCCACTAACGAGCGGTATGTGCCCCTGGTGGCACGGCAGTTGCCGCGGATTGCGGTCGCGCACCTGATTGGGGAACCGATGCGGCGCGATCTGGCGGCAGCCGTGGGTCTGTCTATGATCCATCTGGCGCATATGGCGTCGCCCACGGATACGGTGGCGATTCTGTGGGGCGACAACACGATGGCCGATGTGGACACGTTCAGACGGGTCTTGACAATCGCTGAACAACTGATACAACAAAAAAAGGCTGACATTCTGTTTATCGGAGAAACGCCCCGTTTCGCTAACGAGAATCTGGGTTGGATTGGTCTGGGGCCTCAGCGTGGCAGTATGGATGGCTGGCCCTACTATGGGTTTGAGTCGCTTACGTATCGCCCGCCGTTGGAAGAATGCCGGCATATGATGGCCGCCGGCTCGCATGTGTGGAATACGGGCTACTTCGTGACCACGGTGGGTTTCGTGTGCGACGCCTACCGCACCTATCAGCCGGAAATGTGGGCCAGTCTGGAAGAGATTGGCGCGACCATCGGCCAGCCAGATTATGCGCGGACGTTGGCGCGTGTGTACGCGACGCTGCCGGAGATGAGTTTTGATGATGCGATTCTGACGCATTTGCCGGCACAATCCGCGCTCGTCCTCCACGGTGAAATGGGCTGGAGCGACCCGGGCACGCTATACGCCCTTAAAGAGGCTATCAGCCCCCACGCTGAAGACAACGTGACCAAGGGCCTGGTTCGGTCCCAAGCCTCACGCGACTCGCTACTGTACAACTATGAAGCCGACAAACTGCTGGTGGCCATAGGTCTGGAAGGCATGATCGTCGTCAACACGGAAGACGCGATCCTCGTCGTACACAAAGATCACATACCGTTGGTGAAAAAAGTGGTTAATGGTCTGGAAGGAACAGACCTGGAACACTTCAGTTGA